A stretch of DNA from Deltaproteobacteria bacterium:
TGTTGACGCGATTAAAATTTTTCGCCAGCGCGACGACCTGACGGCGGAGGTCAAGCAGAAAATTTTGAGCGACAACTCCCGCGCGCTTTACGCTTTGTGATCACGATCCGACGGTGAAATTGAAAACGATGCGCCACATCGTTTTTTGCCTGTTACTCCTGATCTGCTTCGCTGCGCCGGACAATTGCACCGCACAACCGGCAGCTAAGAAAGTCCGCCTCGGCATCCAGTCAAGCAACATCGGCTTTCTGCCCTTTCACCTCGCCTATCATAAGGGCTTTTTCCGTGAGCAGGGCATCGATCTCGAAACCATTTTCATGGCGACCCAGGCGGTCAACGCGGCGTTCGTGCGCGGCGACATCGATTACAGCGCCGCTATTAACGGCGTGATTCAGGGCGTCCTGCGCGGCAACCCGGCGAAGATTCTCGCCTGCGCCATCGATCGGCCGTTGATCTCGCTGATCGCCCGCAAAGACATCCGCGGCCCGCAAGATCTCAAGGGTAAAAAAATCGGCGGCAGCACACCCGGCGGCACCGCGAGCTTGATGGCCGACACGGCGCTCAAGCATCTCGGCTTTCAAGCCGGACGCGACGTGACCGTCGTGCCGCTGCGCGACAACCGCCTCGCCGCGCTGGAATCCGGCGTCGTCGACGCCGCCTTGCTCGGCGTGCCGGACAATATTATCGCCGTCGACCGCGGTTATAACGAGCTGTTGTTCGTCGGCGACATCGTTAATTTTCCCCAGAACGCCATCGGCGCTTCGGCCAAGAAGATTCAAGAAAACCCCGACGAAGTTTACGCCATGGTGCGGGGCGCCCTGCGCGCGCTGATTTTCGTGTTGGAACCGCGTAACCGCGACGAAGTGATCAACATTATCGTCAAGCAATGGAAGCTCGCCGACAAACGCGTCGCCACGGAAATGCTGCGCCAATTCAATCGCGGCATGGCCCGCGACCTGATGGCCAAACCCGAAGGCATGCAGCTGATGATCGACTTAGTCAGAGAAGATTCCAAAGTCAGCCAACCGTTTACGATTCCCCAAGTCGTCGATTACAGTTTTCTCGAAAAAGCCCGCCGCGATCTGGGCGCGAGCCGGTGACGCGGTCAAAGAGAAATCCCAATTCACCGCGAAGTCACGAAGGGCACGGCAAAAAGGGCAAGGCACGCCTTGCCCCTACAAGTCCTAAATCCTTTTTGCGTTCTTTGCGTTCTTTGCGGTTAATACTCCGATGCCCGTTCTTCTCCTCTGTGATCTCTGTGGCCTCTGTGGGGAAATCTCGTCGCAGCTTTGCCGCTCCTAGCGGATTATGTTACAGCCATAACCACTGACAGGAGCGAGCCGTGCACTTTTATATCAATATTCTCACGACCTATTTCCCCGACATAGATCCGCCCTACGATGTTTACTACCAACAGATTCTCGAACAGATCGAACTCGCCGAAGAGCTCGGCTGGGAATGTTTCATGTTCAACGAACATCACTTTCTCGGCTACGGCGGCCTGGTGGCTAATCCCGCGGTGCTTTTGGCGACCGCGGCGGCGCGCACGAAAACAATTCGTTTAGGCCCATGCATCGCGATCCTGCCGCTGCGCCATCCGCTCAATACCGCCGAAGACTACGCCATGGTCGATGCGATTTCCGGCGGCCGCTTGGATTTCGGCGTCGGCTCGGGGAATACTGAAATGGATTACCGTGTCTTTGGCGTCAGCCGCGACAACGACCGCGAGCGCGCGGCGGAAGCGCTGGAAGTGATTTTAAAAGTTTGGTCCAACCAACGCGCCAGTCATCAAGGCAAGTTTTGGCAATTCGAAGAACTGTCGCTCTTTCCGCGTCCCGTGCAACAACCCCACCCACCGATCTGGGTCGCCGGCACTTCGGCGGCGGGTTTAGGTTGGGCCGGTCATCAGGGTTATCACATCATGACCGTCGGCCATCCCCATCCGCCGGAAAGAGTCGCTCCGGGAGTCGCAGCGTGGAAACAAGGACTGATCGAAGCCGGCATCGATCCCAAAGAACGCCATTGCCAGTTTCACGTGCGCACCCATGTCAACGAAAGCGCGGCGCGCGCCAGGGAGATCGGCATGGCAGCGGTCGCCCGCTATGACGAAATCTCGCGCATCGGCCGCCGTTCATTGACCGCCGCGCCGGCGCAATACGATTGGGAAATGATGCTGGCGACTGGAAGAAATAACTACGGCACACCGGAGCAAGTCATTGAGGGCGTACATAACGCCGCCAAGCACTACTATTTCGATACGCTGACAACGACTTTCAATTACGGCGGCATCCCGCATAGCGAGATTTTAAAATCCATGTGCCTGTTCGCAAAAGAAGTGATGCCGGCGCTGCGTTAAAGGCGAGCGCAACGCGAGAATTATTTTTCCAGGTTCGCAGCTTCGCTAGGCGCGACGACTTCGAGTTTCACCTGGGCCATGCCGGAACCAAAAAAGCCTAGCTCCCGCGCCGCTTTCGGCGTGACATCGATGACGCGGCTTTTTTGCACTGGACCGCGGTCGTTGACGCGCACGATCACGCTGCGTTGGTTGCGTAGATTGATCACCCGCACCAAGGTGCCGAAGGGCAGCGTGCGGTGCGCCGCGGTGAGCGCATTTTGATTGAAAGTTTCGCCGTTGGCCGTGCGCCGGCCGTGAAAGGCCGAATGATAGTAGCTCGCCAAACCAGCGGCCGCCGGCTTCACGGGCGCAAGCGGCACACTCGGCTCGTCGACCGGCGGTAGCGTCGGTTCCTCGTCGCTCACTTCTTGCGCATGAACGACTTGAGAAACTACCAGTGTCACAGTCAGCAGTAAGAAAATGACCCTTTGGATGAACCCCATTGGGCCATTCTAGTCCATCGCTAAAGCGCTCGGCTAGAGCTACAGCGTAAAAAATCGCTCAACGAACGGATTTTCGCGAGCATGCTTGACGCGGCGAATACATGGGCTATGCTGCGCGGCAATACGCTAAGAATCGCCTAAAGAAATTAACCCGATAGGAGTAACCATGAACGTTCGCATCTATTCGCCGCGCAGGCGCGCAGTCCTTACCACCGCCGCGCTGATTCTAGCTCTAGTCAGCGTCATTATTTCAACCGCCAGCGCCCGCGCCGCCAGCGCGCTGGCCAAGAGCGAATCGCTCGCCGAGATTTATGAAAGAGCCAAGAAGGAAGGCCAGCTGACGATCTACGCGGCGCTGTCGGCCAATTCCATCGACGTCATTTTCGCCGCCTTCAGAAAAAGATTTCCCGGCGTCACCATCGACCACATCGATCTCACCGGCGACAAACTGATCGCGCGCATCGTCACCGAAGCGCGCGGCGGCCGCGTGCTCGCCGACGTGTTCGGCTCGGCGTTGCCTTACACCATGCAGATCACGGAGCAGAAAATGCTCGAGCCTTTGGCGATCCCCGAGATGGCCGCCTATCCGGCGTCGTTGAAGAGCGATTTCTGGTTCGCCACCGACACGCAATTTTTTATCACCGGCTGGAATACCAATTTAGTCAAGAAAGGCGACGAGCCGAAGAATTTCGAAGACCTCGCCAATCCCAAGTGGAAAGATAAACTGATGGGCGAGTCGCGCGACTTCCAGCTGCTCGTCGGCCTCGCCAAGGGCAAATATAAAAATGACGACAAGGCGCTCGACTTGATCAAGCGCATCGCTTTGAACCAACCGGAGTTCCATCGCGGCCATTCGCAGTTGGCGGAATTTTTAGTCGCCGGCCAGAGCGCGGTGTGCTTCACCTGCTACGCGCACCACTTTCCGCCGCGGGTGAAAAAAGGCGCGCCCGTGCAAGCGTTGCTGAGCGAAGGCGTCGGTGAGATCGGCGGCAGCGTCGGCATCTTGAAAGGCGCGCCCCATCCTGCGGCGGCGCTGCTTTGGGCCCGCTGGGTGGCCAGCGAAGAAGGTCAGCGCGTCTATGCGCAAGCCGGCGAGACGCCCGCCCATCCCAAGGTCGAACCGGTCGAAAAAATACGCCCGGCGAGCGCCTACATGCTTTCCCAAGACGACGTCAAAGAATTTCCCAGGTACGAAAAACTTTGGAAAGAAGTATTTCAAATCCGCTAGTCCACTCTGCGGCAGCGCCGGTTGCTACATCGGCAATGCGGCGCTGCCCATGAAATTTTTCCTTCGGTATCTTTTTCCACTCCGCCACCAGCGTGAGCGCGTCGGGTAAATTACGGCTCGACGCGTTAGTGATAGTATTGGCGGCTCTCTGACAGCCGCAGGAAATAAACGAAACCCGATTTGCGTTGACGGCGATGCACCGATCACTTAGAATTTATTCAAGACCGCGGTTAATATAGGAGTATTGGTATGATGAAGTTACTTACGCCCCCTCTATCGGCTCGGCACAAAGGCATTGTCGGCCTGTTCGCGTTGGTGTGCGCCAATTTCTTGGCATACTGCGAACTGGTTTTGAGCGACGGGCTCAACTTTTCCTATCTCTATTTGCTACCGGTTTTTCTCGCCAGCTGGTTCGCTTCCCGTGCCATGGGCATCACCGTGGGAATTTGGGCCTCGGCGGTTTGGTTCGCCGGCGAAATGATCCTCGCGCGAAACTACGCCAACGCTTCGACTCCCATGTGGAATTTGCTGACCCGAGCCGGCGCCTTCGTCGCCTCAGCCGCGATCCTGGCGCAACTCCGCGCCAAATTCGAAGAAATGTCGAAACTGGCGGCGCGCGATTTTCTTACCGGACTACCCAACGGCAACGCATTTTACGAATTGGCGGCCAGCGAAATGAACCAGGCATCGAGCACTGAACCGCTGACCTTGGCCACGATCTTGGTCACTGGCGTGCAGATGGTCAACTATCGCTTCGGCTATTCGGCCGGCGATCGAGTGCTGTGCACCATCGCCAAGACGATCCAACAGCAAGCGCCACGGCCCGATCTAGTCGGCCGCATGGGCGGCACTTCGTTCTCAGTACTGTTACCCAACACGACCTCGGAAAATGCCCATGCGATTCTCCAGAAGATACACGAAGCGCTCGACGTCCAACGCCATCAATTTGCCGGTCCCGTAACTTTCTGCTTCAGCGCCATCGCGTGTGCCGAGTCAACCAAGACGCTCGCCGAGCTGCTCTACCAAGCCGACAACCAGATGGAGAGCATAAAAGTCGCCGGCAAGGACCACATTCAAATATCCCCGGTTGAAGATATGCCGGCGTTGAACTAAACGGAGCGAAGTGAAGAATGCGCCCGACAAATTTCGAACTTTTATTGCGAATTGTCCGGCAAATGTTCCCGTCTTCAATTGACGGGGATAAAGTAATCTTTGCGGTTCGGCGTCGGCGTCGAATATTTCCAAAATTTCATTTATAGAGCGCGTTGATAAAACCGCTCTTGTCCAACTCCTGCAAAATGCTGTCATCGTAAAAGCGCTTGGGGTCTTGGCCCTTGGCTCGAGGATTCACTTGTCCTAGTTCATCGAGCACGGCGCGAAACGCCTCCGGGGTTGGATACGGCACCCGCTTCAAATATTTGGTCGAAGCAACTTCGTAGGTTTCCGAGAGCATTTCTTTATCGGTGCTGCGAAAGTATTTGCCCATCACTTCCAGCGCAAAAGGCTTGTCCCGTTTGACCCGCGCGATCGCTTCGACCACCGCCTTGACGTAATTCACCGCCACCTCTTTGCGCTGGGTCACGAAACTGCGGCGCGCGGTGATTCCTGACGCCGCATAGGGCATGCCCAACGACGCAATGTCGAGCATCTCGCGAAACCCTTCGCGCCGCGCTTGCACCAGCGTCGGATAGGAAAGTATCGCCGCTTGAATCCTTCCGCTGCGTAGCGCGCCCACCGCCGATGCCACCGCGCCGACTTGGATCAAACTCACGTCCTTGACCGGTTCCATGCCATAGTGCTGGATGACGATCCGCGCCGCGGTATCGATCGACGTGCCGAAGCGGCTGATGCCGATCGCCTTGCCGCGCAAGTCTTCCGGTTTTTGAATCGTCGAATTGACCACCAAGCTGGTGAGCAAACGATCGTGAGTGATGCCCAATGAGATCACGTCCGAGCCTCCGATGTTGGCGCTCGCCGTCGTGCTGCCGGCGATGGCGATGAATTCGATTTCGCCGGCGATGGTCGCCGCCATGCCTTCGTTACCGCTGGGAAACGCCACTTGATCGATGTCGAGGCCGTATTTTTTGAAATAGCCGCCTTCCTTCGCCACCCAAAACGGCGTCATGTTGCCGGAAAGCGACGCATAGCCCGATCGCAGCCGCCGTTCTTGGGCGGACAATGAAGTCGCAAGCAAAAGAAAAAGTAGCGCGATAACGCTAGTCGACTTGCGGATTGATCGACGGCAAGAAAACCATTTCATAACGTCCTCCAAGCGAAAAACTGGGTAGTCGCAATTAGCTTACCGAGTTTTACGCTAAAGCAGGCCGGAGAGACAACTGCCGCAGCCTGAATGACAGCTAGGAATTGCCGCGCAATTGTTTAGTGAGCCAATCGACGATGGCGGCGACGCCGGTACCGTCCTTGAGATTGGAAAATAAGAAGGGTCGCGCGCCGCGCATTTTTTTGGCGTCGCGCTCCATCACGGTGAGATCGGCGCCGACGTAGGGGGCGAGATCGATTTTGTTGATCACCAATAAATCCGACTTGGTAATTCCCGGACCGCCTTTGCGTGGGATCTTGTCGCCGGCGCCGACATCGATGACGTAGATCATCAGATCGGCTAGCTCCGGACTGAAGCTCGCGGCGAGATTGTCGCCGCCCGATTCGATAAATATCAACTCAAGGCCGGCGAAGCGGCGATTGAGCCGCGCCACCGCTTCGAGATTGATCGAAGCATCCTCACGGATCGCCGTGTGCGGACAGCCGCCGGTCTCGACACCGATGATGCGTTCCGGCGCCAACGCTTGATTGCGCACCAGAAACTGCGCGTCTTCCTCAGTGTAAATATCGTTGGTCACCACGGCGAGATTATATTTCTCGCGTAGCGCGCGGCAAAACGTTAGCGTGAGAGCAGTTTTGCCGGAGCCAACCGGCCCACCGATTCCCACACATAAAGGCTGCGCGTCACTCATGTACCACCGACAGCTAGGAACGAAATAAGCGAGAATATTGAGTTTCATGCTGGCTCGACAACAGCGCCAGCCCCGGTACGAAGCTACCGAGATCGTCGTCATCTAACAAAGCAATGCGATCGGCAATCGCGTCGAGCCGAGCGCCGACCGCGAGCAGCATCCGTTGGCCGTCGGTCTGGCCGAGCGGCACAGCTTTCACCGCGGCCATTACTTGGTTTTCCAACCACGACCAGAGATAGGCCACCAACGCCGATTGCGATGAAATCTGCCACTGCGCCACCGCGCAACCAAACGCGGTCGGATAGGCAATTTCTTCCAAGCGTGCCAGCTGCGCCCGCGTGTCGTCACTCATGCCAGTTAATTCAGTCAGCAATTTTCTCAAGGAAAAACCCATCTGCAAAGTCTCCGCCCTGAGCTCGGAAGTTTCCCGGCTGGCGAGAAACAGCGCGTTCCATTTCTCCACCGCTGAGTAATTCGGTACTTCCCACGCGGCGATCGAGCGCAACAGCACCGGGGCTTCCATGGGCGCGATGGAATATTCGAGCATGTCACCAATCCACCTTGCCGCGGTCGATGCATCGCGAATTATTTTTATCTCAACCGCCGCTTCCAAACCCTGCGAATAGCTATAAGCCCCCACCGGCAACGCCGGGCTGGCGAGCTGCAACAAGCGCACGAGACTAATGTCTTTATCAACTTTCATCCGTCGGAACGCTCCGACGTGCCGAATTCATGAATCCGTCCTGAGTGATTTTCGCTCGGTTCATCATGAAAATGAGCACTGCCATAAGCACCCGACTCGGGCTCGAAGGGCGCATCGATGTTCGTCAGCGTGGCGCCGAGACCACGCAGCATATTTTCTAACACATGATTTTCGCCGAGACGGAGGAATCCGTCGCCCACCTGCACCGGCACGTGACGATTGCCAAGGTGATAGGCCACCCGCGTGAGGTCGCAAACCGTTTTACATTCGACATGAACAACACGCTCAACCATCGCAATAACTTCAATGACGCGGCCGTCCGCAGCCAACAGTCTATCGCCGCCGCGCAAGTTCGCGCCGCGCCCGAGCTTCACTGCCACTTCTTCGCCGGACACCAGCGCGGCAAAGAGCCAGCGCTTCTGGCGCAAATCGAAAGGCAAGCGCAGTTGACCCTGCACTTCGCCTTGCGCACCTGAAGGTAATTTCGCGGTGATCTCAATCATCAGAATAAAAAGTAGCGCTGCGCCAATGGCAACACTTGGGCCGGCGCGCAGATCAGCAGCTCACCATCGGCGCGCACTTGATAGGTCTCGGGATCGACGTCGATCTTGGGCTGATAGTTGTTGTGCACCATGTCTTTCTTTCTCAGCTTGCGGGTATTTTTCACCGCCTCCAACGGCCGCGACAGCTTTAATTTTTGCAGCGCGCCATTTCTCAAGCTCGCTTTTGAGACGAAGGTCACCGAAGTATTTAACGCCTTGCCGAAGGCGCCGAACATCGGCCGGTAATGCACCGGTTGCGGCGTCGGGATCGAGGCGTTGGCATCGCCCATGGCCGCCGCTGCAATCATACCGCCTTTGATGATCAGCTCGGGCTTGGCGCCGAAGAACGCCGGCTTCCACAAAACCAGATCGGCGAGCTTGCCCTCTTCCACCGAGCCGACGAGATGCGCGATGCCATGGGTCAGGGCCGGATTGATCGTGTACTTGGCGATGTAACGCTTGACCCGATTGTTGTCATGCTGCACCGGATCGCCGCGCAGCGCGCCGCGCTGGTTTTTCATTTTGTGCGCCGTCTGCCAGGTGCGAATGATCACTTCGCCGACGCGCCCCATCGCTTGCGAATCGGAGGACATCATCGAGAAGGCGCCGAGGTCGTGCAGAATATCTTCCGCCGCGATGGTTTCTTTGCGAATGCGCGACTCGGCGAACGCCACGTCCTCGGCGATGCTCGGATCGAGATGATGGCAGACCATGAGCATGTCGAGATGTTCGGCGATGGTGTTGACCGTGTAGGGCCGGGTCGGATTGGTTGACGACGGCAAGACATTAGGCTCGCCACAGACTTTTATGATATCCGGCGCGTGGCCGCCGCCCGCGCCTTCAGTATGAAAGGTATGAATCGTCCGGCCTTTAAACGCCTGCACCGTCGCTTCGACGAAACCGGATTCGTTCAACGTGTCGGTGTGAATCGCCACCTGCACATCCATCTTGTCGGCGACCGACAAACAATTGTCGATGGCCGCCGGCGTCGTGCCCCAATCCTCGTGCAGTTTTAATCCGATGGCGCCGGCGTTGACCTGCTCGACCAGCGGCGCAGGCAAACTCGCGTTGCCTTTACCGAAAAAACCGAGATTCATCGGAAACGCTTCCGCCGCCGCGAGCATGGAGTGAATATGCCATGGCCCCGGCGTACACGTCGTCGCGAAAGTCCCGGTCGCCGGACCGGTGCCGCCGCCAAGCATGGTCGTCACGCCCGACATCAACGCTTCGTCGATCTGCTGCGGGCAGATGAAATGAATATGCGAATCGATGCCGCCGGCGGTGACAATCTTGCCTTCGCCGGCGATCGCTTCGGTGGCCGCGCCGATGGGAATCGTCACGCCCGGCTGAATATCTGGGTTGCCGGCCTTGCCGATCTTCCAGATGCGGCCGTTCTTGATGCCGATGTCGGCTTTGACAATTCCCCAGTGATCGATGATCAAGGCGTTGGTGATCACCGTATCCGCGACTTTGGCCGCGCCGAGTTGGCTTTGCCCCATGCCGTCGCGAATCACTTTGCCGCCGCCGAACTTCACCTCTTCGCCGTAGACGGTGAAATCTTTTTCTACTTCGACCCACAAATCGGTATCGGCGAGCCGTACGCGATCGCCCACCGTCGGCCCGAACATCTCCGCGTAGGCATGGCGGGCTATTTTCATTTCAGCGCTCCCATCACTTTGCCGTTGAAGCCGTAAATTTTTCGTCCGCCGGCCATCGCCACCAACTCCACCGTCCGTGTCTGCCCCGGCTCAAAGCGTAACGCCGTGCCGGCGGCGATGTTCAAACGAAAACCCAGAGTTTTCTTTCTCTCGAACTTGAGCGCTTCGTTGGTTTCAAAAAAATGATAGTGCGAACCGACTTGAATCGGCCGATCGCCGCTGTTGGTGACTTCGAGCATCAAAGTCTGGCGCCCTTTGTTGAGCTCGATGTCGCCGTCGACAATTTTCATTTCACCAGGAATCATCTCACTCTCCTCTACACTCGAATCCTCTAATACCCTCTCCCTCTGGGAGAGGGCAAGGGTGAGGGCTCTGCACGAATGGGCCCTCACCTCGATCCTGTCCCAGAGGGAGAGGAGGTAAGAATGACTAAACAATCGGCTGATGCACCGTCACCAACTTCGTGCCATCGGGAAAAGTCGCTTCGACTTGAATCTCCGGAATCATCTCCGCGACGCCTTCCATCACGTCGTCGCGGCTTAATAACGTCGCGCCCCAGCCCATTAAATCAGAAACGCTGCGGCCATCGCGCGCCCCTTCCATGATCGCCGCGCTGATAAACGCCACCGCTTCGGGATAGTTGAGCTTCACGCCGCGGGCTTTGCGCCGCTCGGCGAGGAGCGCGGCGGTAAATATTAGCAGTTTATCTTTTTCTCTCGGGGTTAGTTCCATGGGGATCTCCGATTAAGTCCGCCAAATGCGCGGATCGATGGCTTCGCGGCCGACAACTACGAGACGCAAAATATGCCACAACTGAATGAAATAATTTTTCGCCGCCTCGCTCGATGCTCCCAAATATCGCCCAACTATTAAACCCGGCAACAACGTCGCCGCGCCTGCGCCATTTATCGGCCGTAATGCGCGACAAGCGTTTAGCGCGGTAGAATCCAATTTAGCTGAGGCGACAAGCAAAGTACCAACAACCGTGCGATCCGCCATGACCACCGCCGAACGCAACGCCGCACCGCCGCCTTCAAGCCGGCCATTTTCAAACCATAGCGGCCGGCCGTCCCGTTCGATCAACGTGCGTGCGCGCAAATTGCCGCGAGAAAATTTTTCTCCCGACCCGCTGCGTCCCAAACAGCAGATTTCCCAACCGATAAAACTGCTGTCGCCGGCTAGCCTCACCGCCGTGCGCATCTCGGCATGAGCCTGGTTAAAAATAATATTTTCCTGCGGCAACCATTCGAGGCAGGCGCCAGGGCTGATGTCGAATTGCAGGGATTGGCGCGCCAGCTCGCCAGCCGAACGGTACCATTTACCGGCACCCGGGGTGGTTAACAACGCATGAGCTGTTACGTCCAGCCGCGCGCTCAAGCGCAGATCATCGCCGCCGGCAATGCCACCCGGCGGATGAACAACGATCGAATGACAAACCCCATCGCCTTCCGGATAGAGCGATTTTTGGACTACCAGTGGACCGTCGTGACGGCGCGCCGCCAATACCGTGCGCGCACCACGCCGCTGGTAGTCGAGGGCCAATTCGGCGCGCCAACCGATTTCGTTTTCGTAAACTGCCAACATGGACGGATCATACCGCAAGTCGGCCGCGCACGTCATCCTTATCCATGTCGACGCCCAAGCCGCGCTGCACGATCACGCCGCGCTGCATGACGAAATATTGATCGGCCAGCGAGCGCGCGAAGTCATAATACTGTTCGACCAGTAGGATCGCCATATCGCCGCGCTTTGCCAAGCTTTGAATCACCCGCTCGATATCCTTGATGATCGAAGGCTGAATCCCTTCGGTGGGCTCGTCGAGAATCAGTAATTTTGGTTTGGTCAGCAGCGCCCGGCCGATGGCCAGTTGCTGCTGCTGGCCGCCGGAAAGATCGCCGCCGCGCCGCTGCCGCATGGTATGCAGCACCGGAAACATTTCGTAAATCTCCGGCGCGATTTTCTGAATTTTCTGTCCGGCCAGCCCGGTGAGCAAGTTTTCCTCCACCGTTAGGCGCGGAAAAATGTCTCGCCCCTGGGGCACGTAGGCCATGCCGCGCCGGGCTCGTACATAAGGCGCCGCCCACGTCACATCTTGGCCGGCGAACTCAATCTTGCCGGAACGAACCCCTTCCAAACCCATCAACGTTTTCAACAGCGTGCTTTTGCCCACGCCATTGCGCCCAAGCACCGCCGTGCAACTTCCCGCGGCGATTTCAAAAGAGATGTCGTTCAGCGTGTGGCTGCCGCCATAGTAATGATTTAAATTTTCCACCCGCAGCATGGTCAGCGTCCCAGATAAACTTCGATCACCCGCTCGTCGTTCTGCACCGTTTCCATGGAACCCTCGGCGAGCACGCTGCCTTCGTGCAGTACGGTCACCTTGCGCTTGAGCGAGGCGACAAAGTCCATGTCATGCTCGACGACGATCAGCGAATGCTCCCCTTCCAGCGATAAAAATAATTCCGCCGTGCGCTCGGTTTCTTCATCGCTCATGCCGGCGGCGGGTTCGTCGAGCAAGAGAATTTTCGGCGCCTGCATCAGCAGCATGCCGATTTCCAGCCACTGCTTTTGACCGTGCGACAAAAGCCCGGCGGGTTCGTCCATCCGGTCCGAAAGATTAATTCGTTTGAGCATTTCATGAATGCGGTCTTGCTGCTCCGAGCTACGCCGGTGCCACAGCGTGCTCCACACGCCCTTCGGCCCGTCCATGGCGAGATCGAGATTTTCAAATACGCTGTGATTCTCGAACACCGATGGTTTTTGAAATTTTCTGCCGATGCCGAGGCGAGCGATTTCATATTCGGTGCGCTGGGTGAGATCGATGGTCTGGCCGAGAAAAATGCTGCCGCTGTCGATGGCGGTTTTGCCGGTGATGACATCCATCATGGTGGTTTTGCCGGCGCCGTTGGGACCGATGACGCAACGTAGCTCGCCGGCGTCGATGGCGAGGGACAGCTCGTTGAGGGCGCGGAAGCCGTCGAAGCTCACCGTCACGCTGTCGAGGTAGAGGACCACGCCATGGGAAACATCGATCCGATCGGCAGCGACCAGATGACTCATGCCGCTGGCCACCGCGCCGCCGTCAAGCGCGGAATTGACAACTTCCGTGCTCATCGCGCCGAACTCCTGCGCCAGCCCATCACGCCTTGCGGGAGAAACAGCGTCACGACAACAAACAGCGCGCCGAGAAAATAAAGCCAGAGTTCCGGCCAAGCGACGGTAAAATAACTCTTGGCGCCGTTGACGACGGCGGCGCCGACCAACGCGCCGACCAGCGTGCCGCGCCCGCCCACTGCCACCCAGATAGCGATTTCGATGGAATTCGCCGGCGACATTTCGCTCGGATTGATGATGCCCACTTGGAGCACGTAGAGCGCGCCGGCGATGCCGCACAACACCGCCGATAAAGTCCAGACGAACAACTTGTAATCCCGCGTGTTGTAGCCGGAAAACATCGTGCGTGATTCGGCGTCGCGAATCGCCGTCAGCACCCGGCCGAATTTCGACGTGACGATGTAGCGGCACAGCAGCAAGCTTATTATTAGCAAAATCCCGGTGATCATGAATACGCTCACCCGCGTGACTGGACGGGCCAGGGAGAAACCGAGAATCCGTTTGAAATCGGTAAAGCCGTTGTTGCCGCCGAAGCCGGTGTCGTTGCGAAAGAACAGCAACATGAACGCGAAGGTCAGCGCTTGAGTGATAATCGAAAAGTAAACGCCTTTAATGCGCGAGCGAAACGCGAACCAACCGAAGATAAACGCCATCAACGCCGGCACCAGAATAATTTTTACTAGCGCCAGCCAAAAATATTCACTGCCGGCCCAATACCAGGGGAATTCCTTCCAGTCGAGGAACACCATATAATCAGGTAAAAAACTGCGGTACTGCCCTTCGTTGCCGATCTCGCG
This window harbors:
- the urtE gene encoding urea ABC transporter ATP-binding subunit UrtE, whose product is MLRVENLNHYYGGSHTLNDISFEIAAGSCTAVLGRNGVGKSTLLKTLMGLEGVRSGKIEFAGQDVTWAAPYVRARRGMAYVPQGRDIFPRLTVEENLLTGLAGQKIQKIAPEIYEMFPVLHTMRQRRGGDLSGGQQQQLAIGRALLTKPKLLILDEPTEGIQPSIIKDIERVIQSLAKRGDMAILLVEQYYDFARSLADQYFVMQRGVIVQRGLGVDMDKDDVRGRLAV
- the urtD gene encoding urea ABC transporter ATP-binding protein UrtD, which translates into the protein MSTEVVNSALDGGAVASGMSHLVAADRIDVSHGVVLYLDSVTVSFDGFRALNELSLAIDAGELRCVIGPNGAGKTTMMDVITGKTAIDSGSIFLGQTIDLTQRTEYEIARLGIGRKFQKPSVFENHSVFENLDLAMDGPKGVWSTLWHRRSSEQQDRIHEMLKRINLSDRMDEPAGLLSHGQKQWLEIGMLLMQAPKILLLDEPAAGMSDEETERTAELFLSLEGEHSLIVVEHDMDFVASLKRKVTVLHEGSVLAEGSMETVQNDERVIEVYLGR
- the urtC gene encoding urea ABC transporter permease subunit UrtC encodes the protein MIGFVSAVARLYDRRAWLWLAAFGTIILMAIPLLRLVVPPTSAQHVSDYYVLLIGKIMCYAMVALALDMIWGFAGILSLGHGLFFALGGYSMGMYLMREIGNEGQYRSFLPDYMVFLDWKEFPWYWAGSEYFWLALVKIILVPALMAFIFGWFAFRSRIKGVYFSIITQALTFAFMLLFFRNDTGFGGNNGFTDFKRILGFSLARPVTRVSVFMITGILLIISLLLCRYIVTSKFGRVLTAIRDAESRTMFSGYNTRDYKLFVWTLSAVLCGIAGALYVLQVGIINPSEMSPANSIEIAIWVAVGGRGTLVGALVGAAVVNGAKSYFTVAWPELWLYFLGALFVVVTLFLPQGVMGWRRSSAR